ATTCCAGATGAGCCAGAGCGGCGATCTTTTCCACCTCGTCACGGCTGATTTTCATGATGCCTGCCCCTCTCCCGCGCCTCCACCTGTCGCAGATAGCGGAGAGCGCGCCGGGAGTCTTTTTTAATCTGTTCGGTCAGCGACTTCAAGCCGTCGAAGCGTTTCTCCTCACGCAGCCGGCAGCAGAACTGCAGGTTGACGGGCAGTCCGTAGACCTCCTCCTGGAAGTCGAAGAGGTGGCTTTCCACCAGCGGACGTCCCTGGTAGTCGGGATGAACGGTTGGACGGTAGCCGATGTTGGTGACGCATCCGTAGCGGCTCCCCTCCAGGACGGCGCGGCCCACGTAGACGCCTTGGGCCGGCAGCAGTTCGTTGACCGAATCGATGTTGAGGGTGGGAAAGCCGATGGTGCGTCCCCTCTGGTCGCCCTGCACGATGGTTCCGTGGATCTCGTAGGGACGCCCCAGGTAGCGTCGGGCTCTTTGCACGTTGCCGCCGCCCAGAAGCGTGCGGATTTTGCTGGAGCTGATGCGCTGGCCGCGCAGCGTCACCGGGTCGACGGCGAAGACCTGAAAGCCGTTCTCGCGGCCCAGTTGGCGCAGCGTCTCGACGTCGCCCCTGCGCCGGTGCCCGAAGCGGAAGTTGAAGCCCACGTGGACTTGCGAGACGGGACGGCGCATCAACACCTGCTCTACGAACTGGCGGGGCGAGAGCTGGGAAAGATGGCGGGTAAAAGGCACCTCGACCAGGAAGTCGATTCCCAGTTCCGCGATAAACTCCTCGCGTTGCTGAGGCGTTTGCAGCAGGGGAGGAGCGGTGTCGGGAGCGATCACTTTCTGGGGATGGGGCGAGAAGCTCACCAGGGCCGCCGCGGTGCCGCGGCGGCGGGCCTCCTCCACCGCCCGCGAGAGGATTTTCTGGTGTCCCAGGTGGACGCCGTCGTAGGCCCCGATGCTGACCACCGGCTGCTGCACACGGGGCGGCAGTCCCTCCATGCCTTGCACTTTAAGCATCGACTTGCAACTCCAGTCCGTCGTAAGCCAGGTCGACTCCCTGAGGCAGCTCCCGGCAGCCATCCTGGTGCTCCACGTCATGGCACATGTGGATGAGATAGGTCTGAGCGGCGCCCAGCTCCAGGGCCGTCTCGGCGGCCTCTTGCAGGCTGAAGTGAGTGAAATGGGGCTTGTAGCGCAGCCCGTCCAGCGCCAGGTACTGGAGGCCCCGCAGTTGCTCCATGCTGTCGGCGGGAATGTGGTTGACGTCGGTCAGCCAGGCGAAATTTCCCACCCGGTAGCCCAGGATGGGAAGCTTTCCGTGAAGCAGGCGGATGGGCTGAATGCGCAGTCCGCCGATGGCGAACGGACCATCCACCAGGCGGGGTTCGATAAGGGGAACGCCGGGGTAGCGGTCTTCCTCGAAGAGATGGCGAAAAGTGATGCGGATCTCGTCCATGGTGGACGCTTCGGCGTAGATGGGAAAGTCCTTGCGAGACCAGACGTTGAAGGGAAAGACGTCATCCAGCCCCAGGATGTGGTCGACGTGGGCGTGGGTGTAGACGGCGGCGTCGAGACGGCGGATTCCAGCCCTCAGCATCTGCTGGCGGAAGTCGGCCGAAGTGTCGATCACCACCCGTGTCCCGTCGTCGCCTTCCAACAGCGCCGAGCAGCGCAGACGCTTGTTGCGCGGATCGTCGGAGGTGCAAACCTTGCAGCGGCAGCCGATGACCGGGACGCCTCGCGAGGTCCCCGTGCCCAGAAAGGTGACCTTCATCGAGCATCCAATCTACTTGCCCAGCTTCTTGACCACTTCCATGTACTTCATGCGCAGTTCGTAGAGAACTTGACCCATGATGCGGTCTTCTTCGGCATCCAGGTTTCCGCGGGTCTTCTCGCGCAGCATGGCCAGGATGTCGATGGTGTGGCGGGCCGACTCGAGGTGGACCGGTCCCTGGCGTCCCGTCATGGGATCGGGCACTTCGCCCAGGGCCATCAGGACCCCGGTGGCCATCGACATGATGAAGGCCGAAAAGTCGACTTCCTGCTCGCCCGGCTCCTCTCCTGAGGGCGAATGCGGCTGCGACGGAACTTCTTGAGGCGGGAAAGGAATAGCTCCTCCACCGCCGGAACTCTTGTCCCGTCCTGCAGGCCTGCCTTGAGCGCCGCCCGGACCTCGGCCCCTTCCGCCGCCCATGCTTTCTCCGCCTCCAGGGCCTTCTTGGCCCGGCTGGCCGGGCTGCGAAGGGGGCTTGGCCTTGTGGCTGCTTCCGATCTCAACCGCACCGCCTGCTGAAGATTCCGTCTCTTCATCGGCGTCCGGCTTGCGGGGATTGCCGGATGAATCGAACTTGCGGCGGTCGGTGACCTTGAATCCCGGACTTTCCTTCTTCTCGCTCATTGGGCTCCCTGATGGCTCTTTTCGGTTTTAGGATCGGATTTCAAAGCCTGCCACACTTCTTCCATCTCTTCCAGCCCCACGTCCTTGAGGGCGCGTCCCTGCCCGGAGAAGTGCTCTTCCAGGGCTTTGAAGCGGCGGGCGAACTTGTCGTTGGCCCGGTTGAGGGCGGTCTCGGGGTCGATCTGCAAGAAGCGTGATGCGTTGAGGGCGGCGAAGAGCAGATCGCCGATCTCTTCCTGCACGCGCTCCTGGTCGCCCTCCCGGGCCGCCGCTTCCAATTCGGCGAACTCCTCGGCGATCTTTTCGCCGATGCCTCTCAAGTGGGGCCAATCGAAGCCTACGCGCGAGGCCTTGGCCGAGACTTGGTTGGCCTTGTACATGGCCGGCAGGCTGTGGGGAATGCCGTCCAGCAGCGACCTGCGCTTGTGCTCGCGTCCCGAGGCTTTCTTTTCCGCCGCTTTCAGATCTTCCCAATTCTTGAGCAGTTCCTGGGAATCGGCGAAGTTCTCGTCCCCGAAGACGTGAGGATGGCGGCCCACCATCTTTTCGTAAATGCGCCGGCATACGTCTTCGGCCTCGAACTCTCCCCGTTCCTTGGCGATACGGCTGTGGAAAACGACCTGAAAGAGCAGGTCGCCCAGCTCTTCGCAGAGCTCGTCGGGATCGTCGCCGTCGAGGGCTTCCAGCACCTCGTAGGCTTCCTCGATGAGCATGGGCTTGAGCGTCTCGCGGGTCTGCTCGCGGTCCCAGGGACATCCGTCGGGACCGCGCAGGACGTCCATCAACTCGATCAGTTTGGGCCAGTAGGAATCGGACATGAAACTCGATCTAGACTTCTACAAACGCGAAGCTCTCGATATGCATGCTGGCGTCGATCTTCACGTTGACGGCTTTTCCTGTCATCTCTTCGATTTCGCGCACCACCTGAGACTCGCCCTGACGCAGCGCCTTGCCGATTTCGGGGTGGCAACGGATCAGCAGCTCCCGTCCGTCGCCGAAGGAACGCATCATTTTGCGCGCCTCGTGGTGAATAGAATAGCAGATGGTTCGAACCGACTTGGTCAATCCGGTCCCCTCGCAGTAAATGCAGGGTTGGCAGAGCACCCGCTGAAGCGACTGCTTGACCCGCTTGCGGGTGATGGCCACCAGGCCGAATTCGTTGAACTGAAGAATCTTGGAGGGCGATTTGTCGCGGCCCAGTTCCTGCTGCAGGGCGTCCATCACCTTCTGGCGGTTCTTGCGCTCGTCCATGTCGATGAAATCGATGATGATGATGCCGCCCAAATCGCGCAGGCGGATCTGGCGGACGATTTCCTTGACGGCCTCGATGTTGGTCTTGGTGATGGTGTCTTCAAGCGAGTTGGTGGAACCTACGAACTTGCCGGTATTGATGTCGATGGCCACCAGCGCTTCGGTCTGGTTGATGACGATGTGACCGCCGCTCTTCAGCCACACCTTTTCCTTGAGCGCCTTCTCGATCTCGGGAGCCACCCCGAATTCCTCGAAGATGGGACGCGGCTTGGTGTAGAGGCGGACGCGCGAGACCAGGGCCGGATTGAAGCGCGAGACGAACTCGACGATGCTGGCGTATTGGTGCTCGTCGTCGACGCGGATGGCCCGGAAGTCCTCGGAAAGATGGTCGCGCAGGATGCGTTCGATCAGTCCCGGTTCGCTGTGGATGAGACGGGGCGCCCTGGCCTTCTCGGCCCGGTTCTTGATGTCCTCCCACAGGGAGGTGAGGTAGCGGATGTCGCGGATCAGGTCTTCCTCGGCGTGATTCTCGCCGGCCGTCCGCACGATGAATCCGCGTCCCGTGTCGCCCCGGTTCTCCATCACGATGCGGCGCAGGCGCGTGCGCTCCTTCTCGGAAACGATGCGCCGAGAAACGCCCACGTGATCGACGGTGGGCATATAGACCATGTAGCGTCCGGGGAGAGCCACGTGGGAGGTGATGCGGGCGCCCTTTTTGGCGATGGGCTCCTTGGATACCTGGACCAGGATCTCTTGGCCCTCCTTGAGCATCTCGCTGATCAGGTTCTTGGCGTTTCCCCGAGGCTGGCGGCGCTGACGCGGACGACTGTTGCCGCGCCGTCCCTGGTTGCGTCCGGCGCTGGGAGCCGCCATGCGGTCGGGGGTGTCTCCCGAGTCGACCTTGGCCTGGCGGCGGAGGCTGGAAGTATCGGCCCGAGCAGATCCGTCCTCGGAGGCGCCGCGGTTCTTCCCCGCGCGCGCGCCGTCTTGGCCCGACCCGTTGGCGCGCTCGCCGTCCCGCTGCCTGTCCCGCTCCCCGCGCTTCTCCGCAAAGGCCTTTTCCACCGCACTGCGGGAGGCTCGGCCAAGGGGCTGGAAGGTGGCGGGAAGGATGCCGTTGGCCGCCGCCGAATGGGGCGGACGCTCTATCTCCTCGGCAATGCGGCTCTGGGCCGGATTGAGGGCGGGCAGCGTTTCGGGCAGGATCAGGCTTCGGCGCGCGGGACCGGGGCGGTCGGCCGGCAGCCGGTCCAGCCGCTGGGAGGGTCCGCGGGCCACCGGGCGCCCTTTCTTCTTGCCTTTCGAAGGCGCCGGGCGACGCGGTCTGGCCCTGGACGAAACCTCTGCCTCCTCGTCGTCGAACATCGATTCGTACTCATCGATGTTCTCGTAAAAGTCAGAAACGTAGAGAAAAGCGTTGCGTTCCAGGCCGATGTCGACGAAGGCTGCCTGCATTCCGGGCAGGACTTTGGTGACGCGGCCTTTGACAATGTTGCCTAATATGCCCTTGTTCTTGGCGCGTTCGACGAAGATCTCGACGACTTGGTCGCCATCCAATATCGCCAACCGCGTCTCCAGGTTGCTGGCGCTGACGATCAGCTCCTTGGCCATGTAGTCTCCTCTCGGAGGAACATGCGCGGGAGCGTCGCTCGTCATCAGGCCCGCCGTAGGACGGCCCCGGGGACTTCTTCATGGGCTCCTCGAATTTCCTCCGCGTGGGGAGAAGCAGCGACGGCGGGTAAGGCGGGATTCCTTGGAGGCGGTTTGAGACCGGCGGTCTACGAGGCTCTAGCCGCGGCTTCCGGAATCTTGAGACGATGGTTTCGTGGCTCTTCCGGCTTGGCGTTTCAGCCGCGCTTAAATCGGGACGGCTAGGGCGGCCTTCTCTGCTGCCTTGCCTCCCGCCCGATGACTTCAGTGCTCTTTTCGAACGGCCCTCAGGCCCTGCGATGAACCTGCCTCCCGCGGCGGAACGTGTGAGCCTCCGCTCGCAGGATCTTCCTAAAATCTTTGTCGCTTGGCGTCCCGGCCCTTTCAGTCCGGCTCGACGCTCTCTGGGTGCCGTCTCTTGCGGCTTCTCCCAATCGATCAGAACTTTCGGCCGGCGATCACTTCTCGACCAGGTCCCGATTCAGGACCTTGCCCTGCCAGCCAAGCCGCATTATAGCCCGGCTGTCAATCTTTGTGTAGTGAATCAGTAGAGAAATCGGCGCGTGCGTACATTGATGACCATGCCTACAGCGGCGAACATGGTCAGGGTCGAGGATCCGCCGTAGCTGACGAAGGGCAGCGGCACGCCGATGGCCGGCAAGATCCCCAGAGTCATGCCCACGTTGGTCAGCATGTGGAGGAAGATGAGAGCCGCCACTCCCGCCGCCAGCAGTATGCCGGTCCGGTCGGCGGCCTCCCCCGCGACGCTCAGGATGCGCAGCAGCAGCAGGCCGAACAGGATGAGAATGGTTCCTCCTCCCAAAAAGCCCACCTCCTCGGCCAGCAGGGCGAAGATGAAGTCGGTGTGCACCTCGGGCACGAAACCCAGTTGGCTTTGCAATCCCTTGCCCAGTCCTTTGCCCGTCAGTCCGCCTGAGCCGATGGCGATCTTGCTCTGGCGCACCTGGTAGCCGACGCCCTGGGGATCGTGGTCGGGATTGAAGGTGACCATGATGCGTTCCCGCTGGTAGTCCTGCAGCGAGAACCAGCCGATGGGGGCCAGCAGGCTGGCCGCCAACACCATGGCGACGACGATTCGCATCTTCAGTCCCGCCAGGAAGAGGGTGGCTCCCAGCAGCGAAAAATACATCAAGGCCGTGCCCATGTCTCCTTGCAGGATGATCAGCAATACGGGCAGTCCGAAGAGTCCTCCCAGCAGCACCAGGGTGCGCATCCCCAGGTAACTCTCGCGCACTTCGCCCAGGAACTTGGCCAGCACCAGCAGCACCGCCAGCTTGGCCATTTCCGAGGGCTGAAGGCCGAAGCCGGCGAACTGGATCCAACTGCGGCTGCCCTTGATCTCGGTGCCGAAGAAAAGCGTAGCCACCAGCACCGCCACCGCCCCCAGGTAGATGGGGAGGGCATGGTCGGTCAGCCGCCGATAGTCGAAGAGCGAGAAGAAGAGGCACAGGACCAGTCCCAGAGCCACCCGCAGCAAATGGCCGCGCAGGGGGCCCGGGCCCGCCTCCCAGGTGGCGCTGTAGACGCCCAGGATTCCGAACGACGTCAGGGCCAGCACGATGGCCAGCAGCACGTAGTCGAAATCGTAAAAGAAGCGGCGGCTGATCAGTGCCATAACGTCATCGCAGTTCCACAGGCGATTGCATGGGTTCGTGGAGGTGATGTTTGCGGTAATAGAGGTCGAAGAGCTTGCCGGCTATGGGAGCCGCCTTGGCCCCCCCGCCGCCGCCTTGCTGCACCAGCGCCACCACCACGACCTCGGGATTGTCGCGGGGGGCGAATCCGGCGAACCAGGCGTTGGTGGTGAAGCGAGCGGCTTCTTCTTTTGAGAGCTTCTCCAGCGTTTCCCGGCCGATGACCTGGGCGGTGCCGGTCTTTCCCGCCACATCGAAGCCTTCCACCCTCGCCGCGCGCGCCGTCCCCCAGTTGTTGACGGCTCGCCACATGCCCTGGCGGATGCCCTCGATATGGCGCGGATCGAAGTCTTCCAGCAGGTTCGGCGCGGCCTGCGAGGACACCTCTCCGGCGCCTGAACGCAGGGCCAGGTGGGGACGCGGAGCGCGTCCCGTGGCCGCTACCCCGATGGCCGAGGCCAATTGCAGCGGCGTCACGTTGATGGGTCCCTGTCCGATGGAAACCGAGATGGTTTCGCCTGGATACCAGGGTTGGTCCCGCGCCTCCCGCTTCCAGCGGGTCGAGGGCAGCAGCCCCGAAACCTCCCCGGGCAGGTCGATCCCGGTGGCGCGGCCCAACCCGAACTGGGAAGCGTAGTGATGAATCTGGTCGATGGGCATCTGCCGTCCCATCTGGTAGAAGTAGACGTTGCAGGAACGCTCGATGGCCAGTTCCAGGCCCACCCGTCCGTGGCCTCCGGAGTGGTGGCAGCGGAAGCGGTGCCCGTAGATGGTGGCGCCTCCGTTGCAGTAGACGGTGGTGTCCAACGAGTAGACTCCGCTCCTGAGTCCAGCCGCCGCCATCACGACCTTGAAGATCGACCCCGGCGAATAAGCGTTCTGGATGGCCCGGTTCTGCAGCGGTTTGCCGGGATTGTTGAGCTCCTCCCACTCCTCGGCTGAGAGTCCGCGGGCGAAACCGTTGGGGTCATAAGCCGGACTGCTGGCCATGGCCAGCACTTCCCCGTTGCGGGGGTCGAGCGCCACCACTGCGCCGATTTCCTGGGACAGGGCTTCTTCGGCCGCCATCTGCAGGTCGAGGTCCAGGGTAATGTGCAGGGGGCTTCCCCGAGTCGGCTCCTGGCGCGAGATCTCGGCAGTGGCCTTGCCCTGAGAGTTGACGCGCACCAGCGCAGATCCGTCTTTTCCGCTGAGCAGGCGGTTGTATTGCCGCTCCAGTCCGAACTTGCCGATCACGTCTCCCGGTTTAAAACCTTGGAACTCCTTCGAGCCCAACTGCGCCTCATTGATCTCGCCCACATATCCGAGCACGTGGGCGGCCAGAGGACCGTGGCGGTAGAGCCTGCGCGGTTGGCGCGAGATGCGGACTTCAGGATGCTCGGCCTGGCGGGCCTTGAAGTAGGCCACTTGCTCCAGGGAGAGCGAGCCGGTCACTTCCAGGGGACGGAAGCGTCCCACCCGGCGCGAAGCCTTCTCCACCGACTCCCGCACCTGGCTGGGGCTGAGGCCCAAGCCGCGGGCGATAAAGGCGTAGGTAGCCTCTTCGTCATCCAGCTCGTCGCGGTAGACGAGCAGCTTGGAGGAGGGGACGTTGTCGGCCAGCACGCGCCCTTCCCGGTCCAGGATGAGTCCCCGCGGCGCTACCAGCGGCACGGTGCGGACACGGTTGTTGTGCGCCAGCTCTTCGTAGAAGCTGTAGTGGACCACCGAAAGGTGCCACAGTTTGCCCAGCAACAGCAGCAGTACCAGCCCGAAGACGACCTGCAGAATGGCCAGGCGTCGGTTGAGCGGCCGGTTGTCCTGGTTGATGGGCATGTTGGCTCACCTGCTAGAGATTGCGAAAATCCCGGCTGGGAAACTTATATCGGTCATATATGGCAAAAATGGCGGCTCCGAATAAGGCCGTCAAAAGGACCTCCAGGAGCATCCGCATCCAAAGTCCCGGCAGCAACGGCTGTTCCAGCACTGCCAGCGTTGCGTAAATCAAGGCATCATCGAGGGCGGCTACCGCCGCCAGAAACACGAAACGGGCCGAGAAGCCTTCCGGAGCCAGCCACTTCCTGAAGGACGAGGCCCAGAAGCCCAGCAGAGTCTTGGCGATGCCGTTGACTCCCAGGCTCAACCCCAGCCCCAGGTCGCGCAAGAGTCCGAAAAGGACGCCCGCGGCGGCCCCTTTGACGGGCGGCGAGTGCCATCCGATGTAAACGGCGAAGATGAGCGGCAAATCCACCAGCAGGCCGTGAGGGAATACGACCGCCAGCACCCATTGCAGGGCGGCGATCACCACCAGCAGCAGGAAGATTTCCGACTTCGGGATGGTTTCGGTCAACTTCCAGGTCCTTCGTCAATGCTGTCAGTCCTTTATGCCTCCTTTATCTCATGGAAGAGGGCCTGCTGTCACTCGCCTCTTGCGCGGCTTTGCAGGGGAAAGACCGAGAGGGGCTCCTGATTGAGCACGACAGCCACCTCCTCCAGCGCGTCCAAGTCGGCGGCGGGTTCGACCCAGGCGTCGAGGAGTCCGTCGTTGCCCGGCTCGACGCGCACCACGCGTCCGACCTGGACGCCTTTGGGATGGATCAGCTCGGCGCCCGAGGTGAGGACCTCGTCGCCCACGGCGATGTCTTCGGCGTTGGATACGAACTCCAGCAGCAGCAGTCCGCTGCCGTTGCCGGTTGCCAGTCCGGGCACGCGCCGCGGGCCCACCACGACCCCCACCGAGGCCTCAGGATTGGTGATCAGCTGCACTTCGGAGTAGAAGGCGGTGCTTTGCCAGATGCGTCCGGCCAATCCCTGAGGGGTCAGGACGGGGGCGTCGGGCGCCACGCCGTCCTGCGTCCCTACGTTGACGCCCAAGTGACGGTTGAAGAAAGGCGGAGATTTCCACACCACCGAAGCGAAGACGACCCGCGACTCGAACTGCTCCATCAGCGGCTGGAAGGCGCGGCTGCGCGGCAGCAGTTCCGCCATCTCGCGCAGGCGGCTCATCTCCAGCTTAAGGCGGGCGTTTTCCTGACGAAGGCGGCGGTTGTCTTCCAGGGCCGTCCACACCTCGCCCACTCTCGAGGCCCCCTCGCCGGCTTGTCCCTGGGCCCAATCCAGCAGAGCCGCCACCGGCGTTGAAAAGAAGAGGGTCCAAGAGCGGATGAGCAGCGTCCCCTCTTCGGTGCGCACTTGGACGGAGAGCAGCGCCACCTGCATCAAGAGCAGGATCAGGAGGGAAACGATCGGTCTGCTCTCGGCATATTCGCTCATTGCGCTTCCCCCGGCCTGTCCTCGTGTCGCTGAATCGTTTCCTCTAAAGCGTAACCCTCTTGAGCAGGGCCATGTCGGTCAGCATCTTGCCCGTCCCCCACACCACCGAGGAGAGGGGGTCTTCCACCAGCACCACCGGCAACCCGGTCTCTTCTTTGATGGCGATGTCCAGGTTCTTGAGCAGGGCTCCTCCCCCGGTGAGCACGATGCCCTTCTCGGCGATGTCGGCCGAGAGTTCCGGCGGCGTGCGCTCCAGAGCCACGCGTACGGCGTTGATGATGGTCGCCACGCAATCGGAGACGGCTTCTCTCACCTCGGCGTCGGTGATGGTGATCTGCTTGGGTATGCCTTCGATGAGATTGCGTCCGGTCACCTGCATGCTCATCTTCTCCTTCAACGGGGCGGCGGAGGCGATTTCCATCTTGATCTTCTCAGCCGTGCGCTCGCCGATGAGCAGGTTGTGGTTGCGTTTGATGTACTGAATGATGGCTTCGTCGATCTCGTTGCCGGCCACCCGCACCGAGCGGCTGTAGACGATTCCCGAAAGGCTGATGACGGCGATGTCGGTGGTGCCTCCGCCGATGTCGACGATCATGTTGCCGGAGGGTTCGGTGATGTTGAGTCCGGCGCCGATGGCGGCGGCCATGG
The sequence above is drawn from the Acidobacteriota bacterium genome and encodes:
- a CDS encoding bifunctional riboflavin kinase/FAD synthetase, encoding MLKVQGMEGLPPRVQQPVVSIGAYDGVHLGHQKILSRAVEEARRRGTAAALVSFSPHPQKVIAPDTAPPLLQTPQQREEFIAELGIDFLVEVPFTRHLSQLSPRQFVEQVLMRRPVSQVHVGFNFRFGHRRRGDVETLRQLGRENGFQVFAVDPVTLRGQRISSSKIRTLLGGGNVQRARRYLGRPYEIHGTIVQGDQRGRTIGFPTLNIDSVNELLPAQGVYVGRAVLEGSRYGCVTNIGYRPTVHPDYQGRPLVESHLFDFQEEVYGLPVNLQFCCRLREEKRFDGLKSLTEQIKKDSRRALRYLRQVEARERGRHHENQP
- a CDS encoding MBL fold metallo-hydrolase — translated: MKVTFLGTGTSRGVPVIGCRCKVCTSDDPRNKRLRCSALLEGDDGTRVVIDTSADFRQQMLRAGIRRLDAAVYTHAHVDHILGLDDVFPFNVWSRKDFPIYAEASTMDEIRITFRHLFEEDRYPGVPLIEPRLVDGPFAIGGLRIQPIRLLHGKLPILGYRVGNFAWLTDVNHIPADSMEQLRGLQYLALDGLRYKPHFTHFSLQEAAETALELGAAQTYLIHMCHDVEHQDGCRELPQGVDLAYDGLELQVDA
- a CDS encoding DUF1844 domain-containing protein; protein product: MSEKKESPGFKVTDRRKFDSSGNPRKPDADEETESSAGGAVEIGSSHKAKPPSQPGQPGQEGPGGGESMGGGRGRGPGGAQGRPAGRDKSSGGGGAIPFPPQEVPSQPHSPSGEEPGEQEVDFSAFIMSMATGVLMALGEVPDPMTGRQGPVHLESARHTIDILAMLREKTRGNLDAEEDRIMGQVLYELRMKYMEVVKKLGK
- the mazG gene encoding nucleoside triphosphate pyrophosphohydrolase, which encodes MSDSYWPKLIELMDVLRGPDGCPWDREQTRETLKPMLIEEAYEVLEALDGDDPDELCEELGDLLFQVVFHSRIAKERGEFEAEDVCRRIYEKMVGRHPHVFGDENFADSQELLKNWEDLKAAEKKASGREHKRRSLLDGIPHSLPAMYKANQVSAKASRVGFDWPHLRGIGEKIAEEFAELEAAAREGDQERVQEEIGDLLFAALNASRFLQIDPETALNRANDKFARRFKALEEHFSGQGRALKDVGLEEMEEVWQALKSDPKTEKSHQGAQ
- a CDS encoding Rne/Rng family ribonuclease, with amino-acid sequence MAKELIVSASNLETRLAILDGDQVVEIFVERAKNKGILGNIVKGRVTKVLPGMQAAFVDIGLERNAFLYVSDFYENIDEYESMFDDEEAEVSSRARPRRPAPSKGKKKGRPVARGPSQRLDRLPADRPGPARRSLILPETLPALNPAQSRIAEEIERPPHSAAANGILPATFQPLGRASRSAVEKAFAEKRGERDRQRDGERANGSGQDGARAGKNRGASEDGSARADTSSLRRQAKVDSGDTPDRMAAPSAGRNQGRRGNSRPRQRRQPRGNAKNLISEMLKEGQEILVQVSKEPIAKKGARITSHVALPGRYMVYMPTVDHVGVSRRIVSEKERTRLRRIVMENRGDTGRGFIVRTAGENHAEEDLIRDIRYLTSLWEDIKNRAEKARAPRLIHSEPGLIERILRDHLSEDFRAIRVDDEHQYASIVEFVSRFNPALVSRVRLYTKPRPIFEEFGVAPEIEKALKEKVWLKSGGHIVINQTEALVAIDINTGKFVGSTNSLEDTITKTNIEAVKEIVRQIRLRDLGGIIIIDFIDMDERKNRQKVMDALQQELGRDKSPSKILQFNEFGLVAITRKRVKQSLQRVLCQPCIYCEGTGLTKSVRTICYSIHHEARKMMRSFGDGRELLIRCHPEIGKALRQGESQVVREIEEMTGKAVNVKIDASMHIESFAFVEV
- the rodA gene encoding rod shape-determining protein RodA, translating into MALISRRFFYDFDYVLLAIVLALTSFGILGVYSATWEAGPGPLRGHLLRVALGLVLCLFFSLFDYRRLTDHALPIYLGAVAVLVATLFFGTEIKGSRSWIQFAGFGLQPSEMAKLAVLLVLAKFLGEVRESYLGMRTLVLLGGLFGLPVLLIILQGDMGTALMYFSLLGATLFLAGLKMRIVVAMVLAASLLAPIGWFSLQDYQRERIMVTFNPDHDPQGVGYQVRQSKIAIGSGGLTGKGLGKGLQSQLGFVPEVHTDFIFALLAEEVGFLGGGTILILFGLLLLRILSVAGEAADRTGILLAAGVAALIFLHMLTNVGMTLGILPAIGVPLPFVSYGGSSTLTMFAAVGMVINVRTRRFLY
- the mrdA gene encoding penicillin-binding protein 2, with the protein product MPINQDNRPLNRRLAILQVVFGLVLLLLLGKLWHLSVVHYSFYEELAHNNRVRTVPLVAPRGLILDREGRVLADNVPSSKLLVYRDELDDEEATYAFIARGLGLSPSQVRESVEKASRRVGRFRPLEVTGSLSLEQVAYFKARQAEHPEVRISRQPRRLYRHGPLAAHVLGYVGEINEAQLGSKEFQGFKPGDVIGKFGLERQYNRLLSGKDGSALVRVNSQGKATAEISRQEPTRGSPLHITLDLDLQMAAEEALSQEIGAVVALDPRNGEVLAMASSPAYDPNGFARGLSAEEWEELNNPGKPLQNRAIQNAYSPGSIFKVVMAAAGLRSGVYSLDTTVYCNGGATIYGHRFRCHHSGGHGRVGLELAIERSCNVYFYQMGRQMPIDQIHHYASQFGLGRATGIDLPGEVSGLLPSTRWKREARDQPWYPGETISVSIGQGPINVTPLQLASAIGVAATGRAPRPHLALRSGAGEVSSQAAPNLLEDFDPRHIEGIRQGMWRAVNNWGTARAARVEGFDVAGKTGTAQVIGRETLEKLSKEEAARFTTNAWFAGFAPRDNPEVVVVALVQQGGGGGAKAAPIAGKLFDLYYRKHHLHEPMQSPVELR
- the mreD gene encoding rod shape-determining protein MreD; the encoded protein is MTETIPKSEIFLLLVVIAALQWVLAVVFPHGLLVDLPLIFAVYIGWHSPPVKGAAAGVLFGLLRDLGLGLSLGVNGIAKTLLGFWASSFRKWLAPEGFSARFVFLAAVAALDDALIYATLAVLEQPLLPGLWMRMLLEVLLTALFGAAIFAIYDRYKFPSRDFRNL
- the mreC gene encoding rod shape-determining protein MreC, with amino-acid sequence MSEYAESRPIVSLLILLLMQVALLSVQVRTEEGTLLIRSWTLFFSTPVAALLDWAQGQAGEGASRVGEVWTALEDNRRLRQENARLKLEMSRLREMAELLPRSRAFQPLMEQFESRVVFASVVWKSPPFFNRHLGVNVGTQDGVAPDAPVLTPQGLAGRIWQSTAFYSEVQLITNPEASVGVVVGPRRVPGLATGNGSGLLLLEFVSNAEDIAVGDEVLTSGAELIHPKGVQVGRVVRVEPGNDGLLDAWVEPAADLDALEEVAVVLNQEPLSVFPLQSRARGE
- a CDS encoding rod shape-determining protein — encoded protein: MNLRSLFSIFSNDLAIDLGTANTLVYVKGRGIVVNEPSIVAINKKTGKPEAVGHEAKEMMGRTPGNIVAIKPMKDGVIADFDVTEEMLKHFIRKAHNRKHLISPRIVICIPSEITQVEKRAVRESALRAKASEVYLVEEAMAAAIGAGLNITEPSGNMIVDIGGGTTDIAVISLSGIVYSRSVRVAGNEIDEAIIQYIKRNHNLLIGERTAEKIKMEIASAAPLKEKMSMQVTGRNLIEGIPKQITITDAEVREAVSDCVATIINAVRVALERTPPELSADIAEKGIVLTGGGALLKNLDIAIKEETGLPVVLVEDPLSSVVWGTGKMLTDMALLKRVTL